Proteins co-encoded in one Corynebacterium lujinxingii genomic window:
- a CDS encoding NADPH-dependent FMN reductase has translation MTTIGVILGSIREGRFGEGVAHWVRETGQAHDGVEYKLLDLADFNVPALTAAVVPGAASKQYDDEAVTAWSKAVDACDGFVFVTPEYNRSVPGTMKNAFDSLGSEWADKPVAFVGYSATGAIRAIEHWRQIVSNFSMFDIRNQVGVNIFGTEFEQEKAANADLLECTLADLEAAVSARG, from the coding sequence ATGACAACAATTGGTGTGATTTTAGGATCTATCCGCGAAGGCCGCTTCGGCGAAGGCGTCGCCCACTGGGTGCGCGAAACCGGCCAGGCGCACGACGGCGTTGAGTACAAGCTGCTCGACCTCGCCGACTTCAACGTCCCGGCACTCACCGCCGCGGTTGTCCCAGGCGCCGCGAGCAAGCAGTATGACGACGAGGCTGTCACCGCCTGGTCGAAGGCCGTGGACGCCTGCGACGGGTTCGTCTTTGTCACGCCCGAGTACAACCGCTCCGTGCCGGGCACGATGAAAAACGCCTTCGACTCGCTCGGTTCCGAGTGGGCGGACAAGCCGGTCGCATTCGTCGGCTACAGTGCTACCGGCGCCATCCGCGCGATCGAACACTGGCGCCAGATCGTGTCCAATTTCTCCATGTTCGACATCCGCAACCAGGTGGGCGTCAACATCTTCGGCACCGAATTTGAGCAGGAAAAGGCTGCGAACGCTGACCTGCTGGAGTGCACCCTCGCAGACTTGGAGGCCGCAGTTAGCGCGCGTGGATAA
- the pth gene encoding aminoacyl-tRNA hydrolase → MFGFFRRPKADWLVVGLGNPGTEYARTKHNVGFLALDELPKLDGVARCKPQTYMNLSGEAVAPLARKFNIPPERIIVLHDELDLPAGKTRVKLGGNENGHNGLKSITEHLGTRDYIRVRIGIGRPPQGTAVPDWVLSDISGEEDLAAAAEAARLVVDKGLAQAQNVIHAR, encoded by the coding sequence GTGTTCGGATTCTTCAGGCGCCCCAAAGCCGACTGGCTGGTTGTGGGGCTGGGCAACCCGGGTACGGAGTACGCGCGCACGAAGCACAACGTGGGCTTTCTCGCGCTCGACGAGCTGCCGAAACTCGACGGCGTGGCGCGCTGCAAGCCGCAGACGTACATGAACCTCTCGGGCGAAGCGGTCGCTCCCCTGGCCCGCAAGTTCAACATCCCTCCGGAGCGGATCATCGTGCTTCACGACGAGCTCGACCTGCCCGCCGGCAAAACCCGCGTGAAATTGGGCGGGAACGAAAACGGCCACAACGGGCTGAAGTCGATCACCGAGCACCTAGGCACGCGCGACTACATCCGCGTGCGCATCGGCATCGGCCGACCGCCACAGGGAACGGCGGTGCCCGATTGGGTGCTCAGCGACATCTCCGGCGAGGAGGACCTGGCGGCGGCTGCGGAGGCCGCGCGCCTGGTCGTCGATAAGGGCTTAGCGCAAGCGCAGAACGTTATCCACGCGCGCTAA